The following nucleotide sequence is from Komagataeibacter medellinensis NBRC 3288.
CGGACAGCGCCCACGCCCGCCGCCGCTCGGATAACGGAGCCAGACTTTCATCCTGAATGGCGGCCCACGGGCAGACATCCGCGCCCTGCATCACGGCAAGGCGCACGGTTACGTAGCGCCGCTCCTGCAGGCGGGTGGAGATGCGGGTTTCACGGTCCCAGCCACCACTTTCGGGCACGTAACCCATTTCGTAATTCAGCACATGGCTACGTGCCAGACCGGATGCGGCAAGACCGTGACCCTGCGCCACGCTGCTGTCCTGTTCCAGCCCGGCGGGGGTATCCGCCGCATTACCAGCTTCCTCGATCAGGTCGCGGATGTGTTCAGGGCTGCTGATGGCCCCGTGTTTTTCCAGCGCCCGCGCCGTGCGCCACAATATGGCGGGGTCGCGATATACCGCCGCCGTGCCAGGCAGCACGCGCCGCAGCCAGTTGCGGTCCGGCGCGGCTACAGGCTCGGGTGCGAAAAGGCAGAGTTCCTCGCGGTCCACCGGCCGCTCCCTGCGGGCATGGCGGCGCAGGCGGCCCGCGCGCTGGATGATCAGGTCCATGGGCGCCAGATCCGTGCACAGGACATCAAAATCTACATCCAGTGACTGCTCGATTACGGGGCTGGCCACCACAACACCCGCCCGGCCAGCGGGCGTGCCGTCACGGCCAAAACGCGCCAGCACCGTGCGCTCGATGGCCAGCCGGTCCACCATGGCGAAGCGGGCATGAAATACCGTGGCCTTGATCCCCTGTTCATGCAGGGCCTTTGCTGCTGCAATAACGTCATCCACCGTATTGCGCACCCAGGCCACGGCGGCCCCCTGCCCCGCCGCATCAGCAACCACCCGCATCACGGATGCAACACCATCCAGCCGCCGCACGGCAATGCGCCGTGCAAGGCCGGGGCGTGGGGCACAGGGCAGTTCCCGCACCCCCTCTCGCCCCGCAAGGGTTACGAGCGGATAAGAAGTGGCAGAAAGGGGTGCCGTTTCCCCCTGCCCCAACCCGGCCCTGAATGCCGCCACCAGTTTGTGGCGCACTTCATGGGTCAGTGTTGCGGAAAGCAGGATGGCCGATCCCCCCATGGCGGCATGGAAGCGCAGCAGGGCGGTCATTTCCGCCTGCATGTAGGGATCATAGGCATGGCATTCATCCACCAGCAGCACCTTGCCCGCCAGCCCCGCCTGCCGGATGGTAGCGTAGCGCACCGGCAATACGGCCATCAGCGCCTGGTCAATCGTGCCCACGCCCACCTGCGCCAGCAGGGCGCGTCGCGCTTCGCTGCCCAGCCAGGCGGCACAGCCGATCTCGGCGGCATCAGCACGCTCGGGTGTTATGGCCGCGCGGTCCAGCGCATCATCGGGGGCCAGAATGGCAGCAAAGCGCGGGTCCAGTGCCGCGCGGCCATGCGCCAACGCCAGCGACGGATGCGCGGAAGGCTGGAACAGCCCGCGATACGCCACCGCCATCCGGTCGAACATGGCATTGGCGGTTGCCATAGTGGGCAGCGCCACGAACAGCCCCGTGGCCCGTCCTGCCGCCATCAGCCGGTGGGCCGCCACCAACGCGGCCTCGGTCTTGCCGGAACCGGTCATGTCCTCAATCACCACCAGCGCCGGGCCTGCGGGCAGGTGGAGCGTCTCCATCAACGCCTGCACCGGCGAGGGCGTGACGACATGCGCGAACAGGTGCCCGATACCCTGAAATGGCGCAATGGCAACAGGGGCCAGCCCCGCCCGGGCAATGGCCGCCTGCGCGCGGGGCACCGCGTGGTTCCACCAGTAGCCTGCCATGTCGCGCACTTCATGTGGCGTGACATAGGGAAACCATTTCTGATTTGAACCAATCCAGTCGGCCTTGTTCGTCAGCCCCGCCAGCCGCCATTCCAGTTGCAGCAGATCCCCAAGCGTGGCGCAGGGCGGAATGGGGGGTGGGCGGAACACATCAAGCAGCAGCCCGATCAGGGCACGGGCATGGGCGGCCAGCGGTGTATTGCGGATATGGCGGGCCCTGCGCATCTCCACCCCAAGGGGCTGGCCATGATGGGCCGCGATGGCGCGCCACAGACGGAGCCTGTCACCGGGGGACCAGTCATTGCCATCTTCATCCGTGCCGAACAGGGGGGCGAGTTCATCGGCGCAGACATGGGCAAGCAGCAGCAGGCCATCGGCATCATGACGGGTCTGCACCACGCTGTCTGGGCATGCCCCCAGCACCTGCGTAGGCCAGCATGCCGGCTCCCTGGCCTGAAAAGCGGGTGCCAGCTTGCCAATATCATGCAGCGCCACAAGCAGTGCGATCTGCTGCCGGTCCAGCCCCATCTGCCCGCTACCCGGCAGCAGGGCGGCCACCGCCGCAACATCCAGCATATGAGCAGGTAGGGGGTGCATGGCGGCGGCCCCCTGCCCTTCGGCCCCATCCGGTCGGGCCTTTCCCCAAAAAAACGCCAGCCCCTGTTCGTCCTGATCCGGCACGGCTTCACCTTTTTTCCGTATTGCCAGTAGAGGCTGGAGAGCAAGATACCGGAGGGGTCTTGCCCAAAAGCATGTCAAAATCACAGGTCAGGCTTCTGCCTTCCGGGACGTGTGGCATTCCTGCACAGCGGCCTGCCCTTTTTTTGCTGCGCAGGGCCGTTTAGCCCTGCGGGTGCGGGGAACACCACCGCCCAGTTGCTTGTCCGTGATACCCAGACGGTTCATCCCCGCGCGTGCGGGGAACACCACGACCACGTCGGGCAGCAGTTCCGGCACGACGGTTCATCCCCGCGCGTGCGGGGAACACGAGCCACACAACAATTACAACCGGCACTACTACGGTTCATCCCCGCGCGTGCGGGGAACACGTTCTGCGGCCAGTTTGCGGGATGATCGGGGTCGGTTCATCCCCGCGCGTGCGGGGAACACCTCCAAATGGAGCCGACAAACCGCAATATTGCCGGTTCATCCCCGCGCGTGCGGGGAACACAAATCATCGGAAATTTTTTCCTGTCCGGTCTGCGGTTCATCCCCGCGCGTGCGGGGAACACAGGGTATGTGGCGAATGACGGGAACGGTGCACCGGTTCATCCCCGCGCGTGCGGGGAACACTCTGATATAGACGCGAGGACATTCCCCAGCGTCGGTTCATCCCCGCGCGTGCGGGGAACACTCTGCCGCCACCTGTGTGGACACCCACGGGCGCGGTTCATCCCCGCGCGTGCGGGGAACACGCCATATGAGCGGGTTGGACAAAGATACGCCGCGGTTCATCCCCGCGCGTGCGGGGAACACGCATTGCCACGCATGGAAATGCCCGAATTGATCGGTTCATCCCCGCGCGTGCGGGGAACACTTCTTTGGCCCGATACCAGGTGAGCGTTCCGTCGGTTCATCCCCGCGCGTGCGGGGAACACGAGGCACCTGTAGGTGCTGGCAAGTCGGTAATCGGTTCATCCCCGCGCGTGCGGGGAACACTCTTCCTGGAACCTATTGATTCCAAAAGCATATTTTATTGTCAAAGAATCTACCAACTTTTCCAGCCTTAACCCTACCCCATTCCGGCCATTAAAAAAGGGGGCGTTTCAGTATGGCAGACGGGCAGTATCGGGACGACCCAAGGTACGGCACCGGACGCAGCATGGGCTTTCAGCCGCCGTAGAAAACCTTCTCGCCCAGGTCCTTCATCTGCAGCACCGATTCATCCGGCCGACCGGTGATGGAGCGGGTCAGGTGCACGTCAATGACTTCGGCAATGAAGGTGTGGTGGTCGCCCAGTTCCACAACATGGCGCACCTTCAGTTCCACCGCCGCAGGGGCCGCGCTCAGGATGGGCGCGCCATTGGCTGCCCAGCCAATATCCTGCCCGGCCAGTTTCCCATCCGCGTATTCGGCGTGCTTGAAGAAGGTAAAGGCCAGCCCGCCCTGCCCCTGGCCCAGAATGTTGAGTACAAGGTCCCCGCTCCGGCGCGCCACATCGTAAAGGGCGGAATCTGTCTTGATGCCAAGGGCCAGTAGCGGCGGGGCAAAGCTGGTCTGGGTTACCCAGTTGATGGTGGCGGCGGCAAGGCCGCCCTGTTCCGTGCCCGCGCTCAGCACATACAGCCCGTAGGGGATCATCCGCAGTGCGGTTTTCCTGGCCTGTTCATCCATGCCCATTCTCCTTTCCAGTCGGTTACATACCAGCATGCGCGGCGGCGCGGGACCTGTCCAGCAATGCCATGCGCCTGCCCAACGCGTACCGCCATGCGCACATGGTATTCAAACCATCGTGATCGCATGCCCCACCGGCGCGCCACGCCCCCGGCCCAGTCCCCCACAACCCAAGCCATAGCCCATCCGCCCGGTATAAGACATTGACACAATACGGCTGGATATAGTCACGCTATGGGCAGCCATGCACCAGCCGGCACCTACCGGGCGCAACCCGGTGCTGTAACGTGCGTCTGTTCGTTCAGGAAACGCAAACCTTCCCCGGCCATAAAGCCATCTTCCGCCCCGCAAACCACGCAAGGACATGAACATGAGTCCCTACCGCACCATCAATCCGGCCACCGGCAAGACGGAAAAAGTCTTTGATCTGCATGATGACAAGACAATGCTGGCCAAACTGTCCACCGCCCATCAGTTATGGGAAAGCGATTGGCGGCACCGCCCCATTGCACAGCGCAAGGCGATCATGCTCAAGGCCGCCGGGAACCTGCGCCGCGACCGCGAAAAGCATGCCCGCCTGATTTCCATTGAAATGGGCAAGGTCCTGCCCGAGGCCCTGGCCGAGATTGACCTTTCGGCCGATATTCTGACCTATTACGCCCAGAAGGCCGAAACCTTCCTCGCCCCGCGCGAACTAAGCGTATCAAACGGGCACGCTACCGTGACCAGCGAGTCACTGGGTGTCATTTACTGTGTGGAACCGTGGAATTTCCCCTACTACCAGCTGGCCCGCGTGGCTGCGCCCAACCTGATGGCGGGCAACGTGGTCATGGTCAAGCATGCGCCGGGTGTGCCGCAATGCGCCGTGGCGTTTGAGGAACTGTTCCATGAAGCGGGTGCCCCCACAGGCACCTACACCAACCTGTTCATTACCAACGACCAGTCTGAAAAGCTGATCGAACGCCCCGAAGTGCGCGGCGTGGCCTTGACGGGCAGCGAGCGCGCGGGCAGCGCCGTAGCGGCGCAGGCGGGGCGCGCGCTCAAGAAAAGTACGATGGAACTGGGTGGCTCGGACGCCTTCATCGTGCTGGATGATGCCGACCTGAACAAGGTCATTCCGCTGGCCGTGCAGGGGCGCATGGCCAATAACGGGCAGGTCTGCACGGCGGCCAAGCGCATGATCGTGCATACATCGCTGGTTGAGGAATTTACCACGAAGCTGAAGGCCGCCCTGAACGAATTCCAGTACGGCGACCCGCTGGAACAAGGCGTGACCCATGGCCCGATGAGCAGCGAAGTGGCGATGAAGCACGCTATGGCGCAGGTAGAAAAAGCGGTGGCAAACGGCGCAAAACTGGTTACGGGCGGCAAGCAGATCGAACGCGAGGGCTTTTTCATGAAAGCCGCGATCCTGACGCATGTGGCGAAGGACAATCCCATTTTTTATGAGGAAATCTTCGGCCCCGTTGCCATCAT
It contains:
- a CDS encoding CRISPR-associated helicase/endonuclease Cas3 gives rise to the protein MPDQDEQGLAFFWGKARPDGAEGQGAAAMHPLPAHMLDVAAVAALLPGSGQMGLDRQQIALLVALHDIGKLAPAFQAREPACWPTQVLGACPDSVVQTRHDADGLLLLAHVCADELAPLFGTDEDGNDWSPGDRLRLWRAIAAHHGQPLGVEMRRARHIRNTPLAAHARALIGLLLDVFRPPPIPPCATLGDLLQLEWRLAGLTNKADWIGSNQKWFPYVTPHEVRDMAGYWWNHAVPRAQAAIARAGLAPVAIAPFQGIGHLFAHVVTPSPVQALMETLHLPAGPALVVIEDMTGSGKTEAALVAAHRLMAAGRATGLFVALPTMATANAMFDRMAVAYRGLFQPSAHPSLALAHGRAALDPRFAAILAPDDALDRAAITPERADAAEIGCAAWLGSEARRALLAQVGVGTIDQALMAVLPVRYATIRQAGLAGKVLLVDECHAYDPYMQAEMTALLRFHAAMGGSAILLSATLTHEVRHKLVAAFRAGLGQGETAPLSATSYPLVTLAGREGVRELPCAPRPGLARRIAVRRLDGVASVMRVVADAAGQGAAVAWVRNTVDDVIAAAKALHEQGIKATVFHARFAMVDRLAIERTVLARFGRDGTPAGRAGVVVASPVIEQSLDVDFDVLCTDLAPMDLIIQRAGRLRRHARRERPVDREELCLFAPEPVAAPDRNWLRRVLPGTAAVYRDPAILWRTARALEKHGAISSPEHIRDLIEEAGNAADTPAGLEQDSSVAQGHGLAASGLARSHVLNYEMGYVPESGGWDRETRISTRLQERRYVTVRLAVMQGADVCPWAAIQDESLAPLSERRRAWALSEVSVAQHALAACPVAAGLAHAVAAARAGWPRWEREADGQFLLLVLRQGKAGMEGDACNEKGEAVVVHYDPHYGLRVVPAPAG
- a CDS encoding flavin reductase family protein, which translates into the protein MDEQARKTALRMIPYGLYVLSAGTEQGGLAAATINWVTQTSFAPPLLALGIKTDSALYDVARRSGDLVLNILGQGQGGLAFTFFKHAEYADGKLAGQDIGWAANGAPILSAAPAAVELKVRHVVELGDHHTFIAEVIDVHLTRSITGRPDESVLQMKDLGEKVFYGG
- a CDS encoding NAD-dependent succinate-semialdehyde dehydrogenase, with the translated sequence MSPYRTINPATGKTEKVFDLHDDKTMLAKLSTAHQLWESDWRHRPIAQRKAIMLKAAGNLRRDREKHARLISIEMGKVLPEALAEIDLSADILTYYAQKAETFLAPRELSVSNGHATVTSESLGVIYCVEPWNFPYYQLARVAAPNLMAGNVVMVKHAPGVPQCAVAFEELFHEAGAPTGTYTNLFITNDQSEKLIERPEVRGVALTGSERAGSAVAAQAGRALKKSTMELGGSDAFIVLDDADLNKVIPLAVQGRMANNGQVCTAAKRMIVHTSLVEEFTTKLKAALNEFQYGDPLEQGVTHGPMSSEVAMKHAMAQVEKAVANGAKLVTGGKQIEREGFFMKAAILTHVAKDNPIFYEEIFGPVAIIYPAASEDEAVALANDSPYGLGGSIHTTDVERGRKVAARIDTGMVFINSTTGTAPDLPFGGIKNSGYGRELSEFGIEEFLNRKLVHTP